Proteins co-encoded in one Leptodactylus fuscus isolate aLepFus1 chromosome 4, aLepFus1.hap2, whole genome shotgun sequence genomic window:
- the LOC142201072 gene encoding uncharacterized protein LOC142201072 has translation MGTQGQRRGQGEDRGQRRGQGEDRGQRRGQGEDRGQRRGQGEDRGQRRGQGEDRGQRRGQGEDRGQRRGQGEDRGQRRGQGEDRGQRRGQGEDRGQRRGQGEDRGQRRGQGEDRGQRRGQGEDRGQRRRGQGEDRGQRRGQGEDRGQRRGQGEDRGQRRGQDEDRGQRRGQGEDRGQRVRTRGSREDKVRTGGSGGQGEDRGQRRGQGEDRGQRRGQGEDRGQRRGQGEDRGQRRGQGEDRGQRRRGQGEDRGQRRGQGEDRGQRRGQGEDRGQRRGQGEDRGQRRGQGEDRGQRRGQGEDPGSGEDKGQRRGQGTFNHLL, from the exons ATGGGCACACA ggggcagcggagaggacaaggtgaggaccgggggcagcggagaggacaaggtgaggaccgggggcagcggagaggacaaggtgaggacagggggcagcggagaggacaaggtgaggacagggggcagcggagaggacaaggtgaggacagggggcagcggagaggacaaggtgaggacagggggcagcggagaggacaaggtgaggacagggggcagcggagaggacaag gtgaggaccgggggcagcggagaggacaaggtgaggaccgggggcagcggagaggacaaggtgaggacagggggcagcggagaggacaaggtgaggaccgggggcagcggagaggacaaggtgaggacagggggcagcgg cggagaggacaaggtgaggacagggggcagcggagaggacaaggtgaggacagggggcagcggagaggacaaggtgaggacagggggcagcggagaggacaagatgaggacagggggcagcggagaggacaaggtgaggacagggggcagcgg gtgaggacccGGGGCAGCagagaggacaaggtgaggaccgGGGGCAGCggaggacaaggtgaggaccgggggcagcggagaggacaaggtgaggaccgggggcagcggagaggacaaggtgaggaccgggggcagcggagaggacaaggtgaggacagggggcagcggagaggacaaggtgaggaccgggggcagcgg cggagaggacaaggtgaggacagggggcagcggagaggacaaggtgaggacagggggcagcggagaggacaaggtgaggacagggggcagcggagaggacaaggtgaggacagggggcagcggagaggacaaggtgaggacagggggcagcggagaggacaaggtgaggacccgggcagcggagaagacaaggggcagcggagaggacaag GCACATTTAACCATTTACTGTGA